In Halobacterium sp. R2-5, one DNA window encodes the following:
- a CDS encoding MFS transporter, whose translation MEGESPSDTNRSQIPWHSAVFYVIISSSLIGVMGVSLISPLLPALRPVFGVTDTAVGLFITAYSIPGIFITPFIGYVADRIGRKWVLVPLLFTFGIAGAGIAFTTNFLIALGLRFLQGIGATALVMLAVTLIGDIYEGNRRDTLIGMNGSMIGVGAAFYPLLGGALATVRWSVPFLFFGVAIPVGLLALLALDGSTGASDIQLSTYTNRIYEVVQLPEALALFAAMFLAVFIYYGAVVTALPLLLSDEFGLTSSKIGLILAVAALANAVTSSLYGRISRRRTAPELISLGFVAFGIGLLLIWISSTTVLIAVALLGFGIGLGLALPSIDMKVITLVSEDLRAGMMGMRTSMLRLGQTIGAVGFTFAAETFFVSTVQGYRSLMLLAGVIVIGTSSLLYVLFRH comes from the coding sequence ATGGAGGGGGAGTCGCCTTCTGACACCAATAGGTCGCAGATTCCGTGGCACTCTGCCGTATTCTATGTCATCATCTCAAGCTCATTGATAGGTGTCATGGGTGTTTCACTTATTAGCCCACTACTTCCAGCACTTCGTCCCGTTTTCGGTGTCACAGATACAGCAGTCGGCCTCTTTATCACCGCCTATTCTATCCCTGGAATCTTCATCACTCCCTTCATTGGATACGTCGCCGACCGAATCGGACGTAAGTGGGTGCTGGTTCCATTACTCTTCACGTTCGGCATCGCAGGTGCCGGAATCGCCTTCACGACGAACTTTCTCATCGCCTTGGGGCTGCGATTCCTCCAAGGCATCGGTGCCACCGCGCTCGTGATGCTTGCTGTCACCCTGATCGGTGATATCTACGAGGGAAACCGTCGCGACACGCTCATCGGGATGAATGGCAGTATGATCGGCGTTGGTGCCGCCTTCTACCCGCTACTCGGTGGCGCACTGGCAACGGTACGATGGAGCGTTCCATTCCTCTTTTTCGGGGTTGCGATCCCCGTCGGACTTCTCGCATTGCTAGCATTAGATGGGTCAACAGGCGCGTCAGACATCCAGCTCTCTACATATACTAACCGGATTTATGAAGTAGTCCAGCTTCCAGAAGCACTCGCGCTCTTTGCTGCAATGTTCTTGGCGGTATTTATCTACTATGGCGCCGTGGTCACAGCGTTGCCGCTGCTGTTGAGTGACGAGTTCGGATTAACCTCATCAAAAATCGGGTTGATTCTGGCGGTCGCAGCCTTGGCAAATGCCGTCACTTCATCACTGTATGGGCGGATTTCCAGGCGACGAACCGCACCAGAATTGATTTCGTTAGGCTTTGTCGCCTTTGGAATCGGCTTACTTCTCATCTGGATTTCGTCTACGACAGTACTGATAGCTGTCGCGCTCCTTGGATTCGGGATCGGTCTTGGACTTGCCCTGCCATCTATCGATATGAAGGTGATCACGCTTGTTTCAGAGGATCTCCGCGCTGGGATGATGGGGATGCGAACTAGTATGCTTCGCCTTGGGCAAACAATTGGTGCTGTTGGATTCACGTTCGCCGCTGAGACGTTCTTCGTTAGTACGGTTCAGGGATACCGGTCACTGATGCTTCTTGCAGGGGTTATCGTAATCGGTACAAGCAGTCTCCTATACGTCTTATTCCGCCACTAA
- a CDS encoding DUF4112 domain-containing protein, translating to MPADFESRFDVDLDGELPENIDEAALKRMETVAYILDESVRVPGIGVRIGLDPVLGALPVAGDLASAAFSLYIVAESAYLGVSFTTLVKMLANITIDVTGGSIPYIGTVFDALWKANKRNVELALDDLAEAAETDGSGDEPDSAVEIPVETND from the coding sequence ATGCCCGCGGACTTCGAATCCCGCTTCGACGTCGACCTCGACGGTGAACTCCCGGAGAACATCGACGAGGCCGCGCTCAAGCGAATGGAGACGGTCGCGTACATCCTCGACGAGAGCGTACGCGTCCCTGGCATCGGCGTCCGCATCGGTCTCGACCCGGTTCTGGGCGCACTCCCCGTCGCTGGCGACCTGGCGAGTGCCGCCTTCTCCCTGTACATCGTCGCCGAGTCGGCGTACCTCGGCGTCTCCTTCACGACGCTGGTAAAGATGCTCGCCAACATCACCATCGACGTGACCGGTGGGTCCATTCCCTACATCGGTACTGTCTTCGACGCCCTCTGGAAGGCGAACAAGCGCAACGTCGAGCTCGCACTGGACGACCTCGCCGAAGCGGCCGAAACGGACGGATCCGGCGACGAGCCAGACAGCGCCGTCGAGATCCCCGTCGAAACCAACGATTGA
- a CDS encoding inorganic phosphate transporter — MVALLTILGVAVAVFVGFNIGGSSTGVAFGPAVGSRLVRKPTAATLFLVFGFLGAWTVGRNVIATMSSSIVPAIQFTPVASVVVLFFTGASLLISNLYGVPASTSMTAVGAIVGLGLASGTLNRALMFVIVSAWIVAPLLCLGVGVGVGRYIYPYLDRYVAFTTFSLHFLQLDRSGTIPRPYVNPNASPQDIVGSLLVVVIACYMAFSAGASNAANAVAPLVGAGGPLSVSQGVLVAVFAFGLGGFTIARRTLETVGDEITELPILASLIVSVVGATVITVLSYFGIPASLAVSTTSMIIGLGWGRASRAATLSELLTPTSERPDFEVATGALVTSRTEEAPASPTIGDIARTEAPPERRDGIPDVPAVGAEGPADLDENSLFNPAAAKRIATMWVLTPSLAVAASYPVFVFL, encoded by the coding sequence ATGGTCGCACTATTAACCATTCTGGGTGTTGCTGTCGCCGTGTTTGTTGGGTTCAACATCGGTGGGTCCTCGACGGGCGTCGCGTTCGGTCCGGCGGTCGGGTCACGGCTCGTGCGGAAGCCGACGGCGGCGACCCTGTTCCTCGTGTTCGGCTTCCTCGGTGCGTGGACCGTCGGTCGAAACGTCATTGCCACGATGAGCAGCAGTATCGTCCCCGCAATCCAGTTCACGCCCGTTGCGAGCGTGGTCGTCCTGTTTTTCACGGGTGCGTCACTACTGATTTCGAATCTCTACGGCGTTCCAGCGTCGACCTCGATGACGGCTGTCGGCGCGATCGTTGGCTTGGGACTCGCGTCGGGGACGCTCAATCGGGCGCTCATGTTCGTCATCGTGTCCGCGTGGATCGTGGCTCCGCTGTTGTGCCTCGGGGTCGGGGTCGGCGTCGGGCGCTACATCTACCCGTATCTCGACCGCTACGTCGCGTTTACGACGTTCAGCCTCCACTTCCTTCAGCTCGACCGCTCGGGGACAATCCCACGCCCCTACGTGAATCCGAACGCAAGTCCCCAGGACATCGTGGGCTCACTCTTGGTGGTGGTCATCGCCTGCTACATGGCGTTCTCGGCGGGCGCGTCGAACGCCGCGAACGCCGTGGCACCCCTCGTCGGCGCAGGCGGCCCACTCTCGGTCAGTCAAGGGGTTCTAGTCGCGGTGTTTGCGTTCGGTCTGGGCGGTTTCACCATCGCCCGGCGGACGCTGGAGACGGTCGGCGATGAGATCACAGAGCTCCCGATTCTCGCGTCGCTGATCGTCTCGGTCGTCGGTGCGACAGTCATCACAGTCCTCTCTTACTTCGGCATCCCCGCGAGTCTCGCTGTCAGTACGACATCGATGATCATCGGGCTCGGGTGGGGGCGGGCGAGCCGTGCAGCGACACTGTCAGAGTTACTCACACCGACGTCCGAGCGTCCGGACTTCGAGGTGGCGACGGGGGCGTTAGTCACCTCACGCACCGAAGAGGCGCCCGCCAGCCCGACGATCGGGGATATCGCCAGAACCGAAGCACCGCCAGAGCGGCGCGACGGAATCCCAGACGTCCCGGCTGTTGGCGCGGAGGGGCCAGCGGACCTCGACGAGAACAGTCTGTTCAATCCAGCGGCGGCGAAACGCATCGCGACGATGTGGGTTCTGACCCCATCGCTGGCGGTCGCCGCCTCCTATCCGGTGTTCGTGTTCCTCTGA
- a CDS encoding DUF6293 family protein: MTEHVHFIPVGFDFERLIQPISKGELEADRVILVTHDGEPDDSSGQAAELASNMANQLRRTFDLLDVEVDSKGLKVEELYDYEKIYQLAYDQLLKELGEGNEVYVNISSMPRTAAFAYATAADSIITEFQQDGRLEEVRKRLHTYYVAPEEYLVLRMIELLEDTEETLSNAKSEYEDIRFHGLHDEIQNLLGTIYESGVTRGARVLDEETGRMYVEFPSPPGSDVEGFEKRILEFLDDRGSSESTSTLAKDLAEEMDEEYGNSFRSKVQYNVSNLEEKGYVDREKKGNRLETQLSTMGRMWVKNRGSVRSL; encoded by the coding sequence ATGACCGAACACGTCCACTTTATTCCCGTAGGATTCGACTTTGAACGTCTAATACAACCAATCTCGAAAGGCGAGCTTGAAGCGGACAGGGTTATTCTGGTCACTCACGACGGGGAGCCTGATGATAGCTCGGGTCAGGCTGCTGAACTCGCGTCGAATATGGCTAACCAACTACGGAGAACCTTCGATCTGCTGGATGTCGAGGTGGATTCCAAGGGGTTGAAAGTCGAAGAACTGTACGATTACGAGAAAATCTACCAGCTGGCCTACGACCAACTGCTGAAAGAATTGGGTGAGGGAAACGAGGTCTACGTCAATATCTCCTCCATGCCGAGGACAGCTGCATTTGCATATGCCACTGCTGCCGACTCAATAATCACAGAATTCCAGCAAGACGGACGGTTGGAGGAGGTGCGGAAGCGACTCCACACATACTACGTAGCTCCCGAAGAGTATCTCGTCCTTCGGATGATTGAACTCCTCGAAGACACCGAAGAAACCCTCAGTAACGCAAAATCTGAGTATGAAGATATTCGATTCCATGGACTTCATGATGAAATACAGAATCTGTTGGGTACCATCTACGAGAGTGGTGTGACGAGAGGTGCTCGTGTTCTTGATGAGGAAACTGGACGGATGTATGTAGAATTCCCCTCGCCCCCTGGAAGTGATGTTGAAGGGTTCGAGAAACGGATTCTTGAGTTCCTTGATGACCGCGGATCGAGTGAATCGACATCTACGCTCGCGAAGGATTTAGCTGAAGAGATGGACGAAGAGTACGGTAACTCCTTCCGCAGTAAGGTGCAGTACAACGTTTCGAACTTGGAGGAGAAAGGCTACGTTGACCGTGAGAAGAAGGGCAATCGACTCGAGACGCAGCTCTCGACGATGGGGCGGATGTGGGTGAAAAATCGTGGGTCTGTGAGGTCGTTGTAG
- a CDS encoding metallophosphoesterase translates to MEKVETTDITVRVLGPPKFDRHGNHEIPVEDADERLSDLRVWSKHHGQVEWRVGSTYELEGVKRNPVEANKARHETAANTQISRVGHPQTPEVSLLHVSDTHLGRPLTDKEHMGNANQLERFLDAINLAVTSRVDAILLTGDIFDDDIDEATIQIVEEHVELLADAGILVYYVRGHHGCDRGDAFLRSQTKAGRMIHLSNEPQLLGEGTLALYGMDADASADGLLEVAPAGDAPRNAYQILAWHEAVDPIARDGISIGQLVEASEVKLDALALGDLHKNKRAYIGDVYKASGERFRAFYAGATTSIARNSEGYEPAAWLLQITGGTLERYRLPLRP, encoded by the coding sequence GTGGAGAAGGTAGAGACAACGGACATCACTGTACGAGTGCTGGGGCCGCCCAAATTTGATCGACACGGCAATCACGAAATCCCCGTTGAAGACGCCGACGAACGCCTTTCTGACCTTCGGGTGTGGAGCAAGCACCACGGACAGGTCGAGTGGCGAGTCGGCTCGACGTATGAGTTAGAAGGGGTCAAGCGGAATCCTGTCGAGGCCAACAAGGCCCGACACGAAACCGCTGCGAATACCCAAATCTCGAGAGTCGGACATCCCCAGACTCCGGAGGTGAGTCTTCTCCACGTGAGTGACACCCACCTCGGTCGTCCTCTGACCGATAAGGAACATATGGGGAATGCAAATCAGTTGGAGCGATTTCTTGATGCAATCAATCTCGCGGTCACATCTCGGGTGGATGCGATCCTCCTCACTGGCGATATCTTCGACGACGACATCGATGAAGCGACCATACAGATTGTCGAAGAACACGTCGAGCTGTTGGCCGACGCTGGCATTCTGGTGTACTACGTTCGGGGCCACCACGGGTGCGACCGTGGAGACGCATTCCTTCGGTCACAGACCAAGGCAGGCCGAATGATACATCTCTCGAACGAGCCCCAGTTGCTCGGTGAGGGTACGCTTGCCCTCTACGGGATGGACGCCGATGCATCTGCGGACGGACTCTTAGAAGTGGCCCCTGCCGGTGACGCGCCACGGAACGCTTACCAGATATTGGCGTGGCATGAGGCTGTCGATCCCATTGCCAGAGATGGAATTTCAATTGGGCAGCTGGTGGAGGCAAGCGAAGTCAAATTGGATGCACTTGCCCTCGGCGACCTGCACAAGAACAAGCGAGCCTACATAGGTGATGTCTACAAGGCCAGCGGGGAACGGTTTCGCGCGTTCTACGCCGGCGCAACCACGAGCATCGCGCGGAACTCGGAAGGATACGAACCTGCTGCGTGGCTGCTACAGATAACTGGCGGTACGCTTGAGCGGTATCGACTACCCCTTCGACCTTGA
- a CDS encoding winged helix DNA-binding protein → MISKAGLAVIDALSTGREATPSNLATETGYSQAHIYEVLDDLLDAGLLVERRGPNNQRQVRVAAHPVNEAYRTLHSELSHVDWATLLSPATLNVCWFLDDPRRVSEIAERLKISRQSVHKALSPLKHRAMLSASGPEYAASKDLAPLLAFAQAIVTHEHRSRARELAPSATVEWCDPKRALVRVQTTEDTDALLDAPDWQVTALGRFEEYGLQFFLAGEPAFWYAPDEELTPAEVVCHTLVLDRGSRRVSYAMLLIEALDINQEALTDTATWYDLEATVAAMYQALQDGVTDSDESPVVLPSEAEFRALKEQYGVA, encoded by the coding sequence ATGATTTCAAAGGCTGGGCTCGCTGTGATCGACGCACTGAGTACCGGCCGCGAAGCGACGCCCAGCAATCTCGCAACTGAAACCGGATATTCACAGGCACACATCTACGAGGTCCTCGATGACTTGCTGGATGCGGGGCTCTTGGTCGAACGCCGTGGGCCCAACAACCAGCGGCAAGTCCGTGTCGCGGCCCACCCGGTTAATGAAGCGTACCGGACGCTACACTCAGAGCTCAGCCACGTAGACTGGGCTACCTTGCTCTCGCCTGCCACCCTCAACGTGTGCTGGTTTCTCGACGACCCCCGGCGAGTATCCGAGATTGCAGAGCGACTCAAGATCTCTCGACAAAGCGTTCACAAGGCGCTGTCACCGCTCAAACATCGAGCGATGCTGTCCGCATCCGGCCCCGAGTACGCGGCGAGCAAGGACCTCGCGCCGCTGCTAGCGTTCGCACAGGCCATCGTAACTCACGAGCACCGATCACGAGCACGGGAGCTCGCGCCGAGTGCGACGGTTGAGTGGTGCGACCCGAAACGCGCACTCGTCCGTGTGCAGACCACCGAGGATACAGACGCCCTACTAGACGCACCTGATTGGCAGGTAACCGCGCTCGGTCGATTCGAGGAGTACGGGCTGCAGTTCTTCCTTGCAGGTGAGCCCGCGTTCTGGTATGCGCCCGACGAGGAACTCACGCCGGCCGAAGTCGTGTGTCACACGCTCGTTCTCGATCGCGGGTCTCGCCGGGTTAGCTATGCGATGCTGTTAATCGAGGCGTTAGACATCAACCAGGAGGCGCTCACAGACACAGCAACGTGGTACGATCTGGAAGCCACAGTCGCGGCGATGTACCAGGCACTGCAGGACGGAGTTACCGACTCGGACGAGAGCCCTGTCGTCCTCCCAAGTGAAGCAGAATTTCGGGCGCTCAAAGAGCAGTACGGAGTCGCATGA
- a CDS encoding metallophosphoesterase — protein MTRLALLSDIHYQARTRDPLIPRLESIVETFNTQISPDQVVVLGDIIHETTTAATDREHAATVRETLAGLTAPVRYLPGNHDTKHLSVREDWPRLFDHDAWTIDTDASLVFLDSTAPHLQGGQGEVSTEQRQALRDSLPALSNALVFSHHPLYDVDVSENRWFQDRPIEATCKNYDRVRTQLADAGTVAATFNGHLHEPWHRRQDGLDHFTVDAFNNQLEPSSSSGSFAVVDRRDTLQVRLYRGDGTVTHSVKRQLKPSPSDDG, from the coding sequence ATGACCCGCCTCGCACTCCTCTCGGACATCCACTACCAGGCACGCACCCGAGACCCTCTCATCCCCCGCCTCGAAAGCATCGTCGAAACATTCAACACTCAAATCTCGCCGGACCAGGTAGTGGTTCTCGGCGACATCATCCACGAAACGACAACAGCGGCAACCGACCGAGAACATGCTGCGACCGTTCGAGAGACGCTTGCTGGGCTCACCGCCCCAGTCCGGTATCTCCCGGGCAACCACGACACCAAGCACCTCTCGGTGAGAGAGGACTGGCCACGACTGTTCGACCACGACGCGTGGACGATCGACACGGATGCCTCACTCGTGTTCCTCGATTCGACAGCACCTCACTTGCAAGGCGGTCAAGGCGAGGTCAGTACAGAACAGCGCCAAGCACTACGAGATTCGCTCCCAGCGCTCTCGAATGCCCTCGTCTTCTCCCACCACCCCCTCTACGACGTGGACGTCAGCGAAAACCGCTGGTTCCAAGATCGACCGATCGAAGCCACCTGCAAGAACTACGACCGTGTCCGAACGCAGTTAGCGGACGCTGGGACCGTTGCGGCGACGTTCAATGGCCACTTACACGAACCCTGGCACCGCCGACAAGACGGACTGGATCACTTCACCGTCGACGCGTTCAACAACCAGCTTGAACCCTCGTCCTCGTCCGGTTCGTTTGCGGTCGTCGATCGCAGAGACACACTTCAGGTACGCCTCTACCGTGGCGACGGAACGGTGACCCACTCAGTCAAACGGCAATTGAAACCGAGTCCGAGCGACGACGGTTAA
- a CDS encoding multicopper oxidase domain-containing protein — MPRYATAESEPELEKFVQPLPIPSVREPDGKRKGADYYEIPIREFEQQVHPDLPPTTFWGFDGTVPGPVVKARRNEQIKLRFDNSDLPSDHLFDIDDRVHGTSPEDYPDHDGPVPEVRTVIHQHGLNVESESDGQATAWKSPDGTTGPRFVKHVHDLPNRQPRMTATYHDHALGVSRLNNYAGLNGFYVIESPHEQRLNLPSGEYDVPVMLQDKTFEADGSLHYPSSFVANFAGDTAFVNGAVWPYMEVEPRRYRFRLVNQSNGRTFGLALEGSHDDDGHSDDADVPLLYQFAPDQGLLNDVVSIGPGQDLESLVLGPFERAEVVVDFSGHEGETFTVTNDAEFPFSGGQDGGGGHGSHGSGGDSDTHLGEIMQFRVTDPDHKVVDDSAHPRNLSLPTHPGYSEQAAKETRHMTMGMRMEDGLETHVLNGKTFSDGGVDAKPQLGTTEVWELENNTMHTHPIHLHLVEFRVTGRGPDGTEDPAPNERGPKDVVRVDPDETVRIITKFGDFTGRYPWHCHVLEHEEQAMMRHFEVVAGNSAGQGQNNGQGPGNGNGSDGSGQGNPPGRSP, encoded by the coding sequence GTGCCCAGATACGCGACCGCGGAGTCGGAGCCGGAACTAGAGAAGTTCGTGCAGCCCCTCCCGATTCCGTCGGTCCGCGAGCCCGATGGGAAACGGAAGGGCGCCGACTACTACGAGATCCCGATTCGTGAGTTCGAACAACAGGTCCACCCGGACCTCCCACCGACCACGTTCTGGGGGTTCGACGGCACTGTCCCGGGGCCGGTCGTGAAAGCCCGGCGAAACGAACAGATCAAACTCCGGTTCGACAACAGCGACCTGCCGTCGGACCACCTCTTCGACATCGACGACCGGGTTCACGGTACTTCACCGGAGGACTACCCGGACCACGACGGCCCCGTTCCGGAGGTCCGCACTGTGATCCACCAGCACGGGCTCAACGTCGAATCGGAAAGCGACGGCCAGGCGACTGCCTGGAAGTCGCCGGACGGCACCACCGGACCCCGGTTCGTCAAGCACGTCCACGACCTCCCGAACCGCCAGCCGAGGATGACCGCGACCTACCACGACCACGCACTCGGCGTCAGCCGGCTGAACAACTACGCCGGCCTGAACGGGTTCTACGTCATCGAGAGCCCGCACGAACAGCGGCTGAACCTGCCCAGCGGCGAGTACGACGTCCCGGTGATGCTCCAGGACAAGACGTTCGAAGCTGACGGCTCGCTGCACTACCCAAGTTCGTTCGTGGCGAACTTCGCGGGCGACACCGCATTCGTCAACGGCGCAGTGTGGCCGTACATGGAGGTCGAACCCCGCCGCTACCGGTTCCGACTCGTCAACCAGTCGAACGGCCGGACGTTCGGCCTCGCGCTTGAAGGCAGTCACGACGACGATGGGCACTCGGACGACGCTGACGTGCCCCTTCTCTACCAGTTCGCGCCTGACCAGGGGTTACTGAACGACGTCGTATCCATCGGCCCGGGCCAGGACCTCGAGTCCCTGGTCCTGGGGCCCTTCGAGCGGGCTGAGGTCGTGGTCGACTTCTCTGGCCACGAGGGCGAAACGTTCACCGTCACGAACGACGCCGAATTCCCGTTCTCGGGCGGTCAGGATGGAGGCGGCGGCCATGGCAGCCACGGCAGCGGTGGCGACTCCGACACCCACCTCGGCGAAATCATGCAGTTCCGGGTCACCGACCCCGACCACAAGGTCGTCGACGACAGCGCACATCCGCGCAACCTATCGCTCCCGACGCATCCGGGGTACAGCGAGCAGGCCGCCAAGGAGACCCGCCACATGACGATGGGAATGCGAATGGAGGACGGACTCGAGACGCACGTCCTGAACGGGAAAACGTTCAGCGACGGGGGCGTCGATGCGAAGCCCCAGCTCGGCACCACCGAAGTGTGGGAACTCGAAAACAACACGATGCACACGCATCCGATCCACCTCCACCTCGTCGAGTTCCGCGTAACCGGGCGCGGCCCAGACGGCACCGAGGATCCCGCACCCAACGAACGCGGCCCGAAGGACGTCGTCCGCGTCGACCCCGACGAAACAGTCCGGATCATCACCAAGTTCGGTGACTTCACCGGCCGGTATCCCTGGCACTGTCACGTCCTCGAACACGAAGAGCAGGCGATGATGCGCCACTTCGAGGTCGTAGCTGGTAACTCCGCCGGACAGGGTCAGAACAACGGCCAAGGACCCGGTAACGGCAACGGCTCTGACGGAAGCGGTCAAGGCAATCCGCCGGGTAGAAGCCCCTGA
- a CDS encoding methyltransferase domain-containing protein, with the protein MVSEDVARELKDAVMATANKQLDVSMETSGRAAEILLTAAKEVSTHAHGVNNVCAAALLVACRQHDEPVTMTEVVEAWEPVDVGGNSGEEFSHSSVGRAFNHIGRALEIETQPTQPEALVERAEAELGLSERTQVVAENLLGAVRAVNPAAVGAVAANGAASAAVYLAIGINDAEAVEPTQRDTADVFDTTAVTLRAHRDTFVDVLREHPELSGLPDPDGESQITYDGVAPGQFLDLEQVRGPPSAAPGESISEEVSVAADEERLEEAAVLFGDIRNFTSIVQLYEGAYGVVNELFERVEQRVVEQHGGEVDKLLGDGIMAVWSGETPRQNAVACAVDILESDLPEVRSEAPFELEMGFGVASGELRRVDIADVDRTVFGENVNLAARLEGLCKRFDADLIVDEQTSNALQEVPLYRLPNRELQGVNEPQDVFIHPNQHDIEQVEIDQFNQAAADLDAGFYAEALEFFASMYGDRAHPYNQTIVQRLAVECFDRFEQGAGESPGDRGLYTFTETQRQRSRPLKDAVERAISDCATDTPRVLEVGCEEGDLLLEIASECPGAEFVGVDTSPDAIETATESDEPHVEFRRTSPGRLVPEDAFDVVYLNSPLYSGESYLEVLDQVRELVADDGRLLTQQTPPGFNQKLRESAEEAAVIMGYESLFERFTHPIDFFGAEEIRDVHDSRDWDATVEQVEIDSDVRARIQDFTTTGLRPYLDRFSNAVEEQKFKSEFRAAAKRVGSDLEEAVFLVTAQPC; encoded by the coding sequence ATGGTTAGCGAAGACGTTGCGCGTGAGTTGAAGGACGCGGTGATGGCAACCGCAAACAAACAGCTTGACGTTTCGATGGAAACGTCGGGGCGCGCGGCAGAGATTTTGCTGACTGCTGCGAAGGAGGTGAGTACACATGCCCATGGGGTGAATAACGTGTGTGCGGCGGCGTTATTGGTGGCTTGTCGGCAGCACGACGAGCCGGTGACGATGACGGAAGTGGTCGAAGCTTGGGAACCTGTTGATGTCGGTGGCAATAGCGGCGAGGAGTTCAGTCATTCGTCGGTTGGACGGGCATTCAACCATATCGGACGGGCACTCGAAATTGAGACGCAGCCAACACAGCCGGAAGCGCTTGTCGAGCGGGCCGAGGCTGAACTTGGGCTGTCCGAGCGGACCCAGGTGGTTGCCGAGAATTTGCTTGGAGCAGTCCGTGCAGTTAATCCGGCTGCAGTAGGGGCGGTGGCAGCGAATGGCGCAGCGTCAGCAGCCGTTTACTTAGCAATCGGGATTAACGATGCTGAGGCGGTGGAACCGACGCAAAGGGACACGGCAGATGTGTTCGATACGACTGCCGTGACGCTGCGTGCACATCGGGACACGTTCGTGGATGTGCTGCGAGAGCATCCAGAGTTATCGGGGTTACCGGACCCGGATGGGGAGAGTCAGATTACGTACGACGGTGTTGCCCCCGGGCAATTTCTTGACTTGGAGCAGGTGCGAGGGCCCCCGTCGGCAGCACCCGGGGAATCGATCTCCGAGGAAGTGTCTGTCGCGGCGGATGAGGAGCGTCTCGAAGAGGCTGCTGTACTGTTCGGTGATATTCGTAATTTTACGAGTATCGTGCAGTTGTACGAGGGGGCGTATGGGGTTGTCAACGAGTTATTCGAGCGCGTGGAGCAGCGGGTCGTGGAGCAACACGGTGGTGAAGTCGACAAACTACTCGGTGACGGGATTATGGCGGTCTGGTCGGGGGAGACTCCGCGACAGAATGCAGTTGCCTGTGCAGTCGATATCCTGGAGAGTGATCTGCCCGAGGTTCGGAGTGAGGCGCCGTTTGAACTGGAGATGGGGTTCGGCGTTGCGTCTGGAGAACTGCGACGGGTCGATATTGCAGATGTCGATCGGACCGTCTTCGGGGAGAACGTCAACCTGGCGGCACGACTGGAGGGGTTGTGCAAGCGATTTGATGCGGACCTGATTGTGGACGAGCAGACATCGAACGCGCTGCAGGAGGTGCCGCTGTATCGCCTTCCGAACCGGGAGTTACAAGGCGTGAACGAACCCCAGGACGTGTTCATCCATCCAAATCAGCACGATATCGAGCAGGTTGAGATTGATCAGTTCAATCAAGCGGCCGCAGACCTTGACGCGGGATTTTACGCAGAGGCGTTGGAGTTCTTCGCGTCGATGTACGGTGACCGCGCGCATCCGTACAATCAGACGATTGTCCAGCGGTTAGCTGTGGAGTGTTTCGACCGGTTCGAGCAGGGAGCAGGTGAGTCGCCTGGCGATCGGGGGTTGTACACGTTTACGGAAACGCAACGCCAGCGGTCACGCCCGCTGAAAGATGCGGTAGAACGCGCGATCAGTGACTGTGCTACGGATACCCCACGGGTGCTTGAGGTTGGCTGTGAGGAGGGGGATCTCCTGTTGGAGATTGCCAGTGAGTGTCCGGGGGCTGAGTTCGTTGGTGTCGATACGTCACCGGATGCGATCGAGACGGCCACCGAATCAGACGAACCGCACGTCGAGTTCCGGCGGACGTCGCCTGGACGGCTGGTTCCAGAGGATGCATTCGATGTGGTGTATTTGAATTCGCCGCTGTATTCGGGCGAATCGTACCTTGAGGTGCTTGATCAGGTGCGAGAGCTCGTGGCAGATGACGGACGGCTCCTGACGCAGCAAACACCGCCGGGATTCAATCAGAAACTGCGGGAGAGCGCTGAGGAAGCAGCGGTCATCATGGGGTATGAATCGCTGTTTGAGCGGTTCACGCATCCGATTGACTTCTTCGGCGCCGAGGAGATTCGTGACGTACACGACAGCCGGGACTGGGACGCGACCGTCGAACAAGTTGAAATCGATAGCGATGTGCGGGCCCGTATTCAGGATTTCACGACAACCGGGTTACGGCCGTATCTCGACCGCTTCTCGAATGCAGTCGAGGAACAGAAGTTCAAATCCGAGTTCAGGGCGGCCGCCAAACGGGTCGGAAGTGATCTCGAGGAGGCTGTGTTCCTCGTGACGGCACAACCCTGTTAA